The genomic stretch GTCCAAAGGTTTTCGATTATTTGCCGAAGGACGGGAACACGATGTTCGAAGATGAACCGCTGAAGAACCTTGCCAAAGATGGGGAGCTTGCTGTGTACCGCCATTACGGATTTTGGACGGCCATCGATACGTATAAAAATCTCTTAGAAGTCAACAAAATGTGGAATCAAGGACAACAAGTATGGAAGGTATGGTGAATTGATTTGAGTTTCTGGAAAAATAAAAACGTATTTGTCACGGGATGCACAGGTCTTTTAGGAAGCTATTTGGTGAAAGAGCTGATCGAACAGGGCGCAAACGTTACGGGGCTAGTCAGGGATCATGTGCCTCAATCCAATCTTTATCAGGGAGAACATATCAAGAAAATGAACATCGTGCGGGGCTCTCTTGAGGACTTGGCTGTGATTGAACGCGCGCTTGGCGAGTATGAGATCGACACAGTCTTTCATCTTGCTGCACAAGCGATTGTCGGCGTGGCAAACCGCAACCCGATTTCTACCTTTGAAGCGAATATCCTCGGCACCTGGAATATTCTCGAAGCCTGCCGCAAGCATCCGTTAATTAAGCGGGTCATTGTCGCTTCAAGTGATAAAGCTTACGGCGATCAAGAAAACCTTCCATACGATGAAAACATGCCGCTGCAAGGCAAGCACCCGTACGACGTCTCAAAAAGCTGCGCAGATCTGATCAGCCACACCTATTTTCACACGTACGGGCTTCCGGTCTGCATTACGCGCTGCGGAAACTTATACGGCGGCGGAGATTTGAACTTCAACCGCATCATTCCTCAGACGATTCAGCTTGTGCTGAACGGGGAAGCGCCGGAAATCCGAAGCGACGGCACATTTGTACGGGACTACTTCTATATTGAAGACGCCGTTCAGGCTTATCTGCTTCTTGCAGAAAAAATGGAAGAAAACAATCTTGCCGGAGAGGCCTTTAACTTCAGCAATGAGATCCAGCTGACCGTACTTGAACTGGTAGAGAAAATATTAAAGAAAATGAACAGTAATCTGAAACCTAAGGTGCTGAATCAGGGAAGCAATGAAATCAAACATCAATATTTATCCGCGGAAAAAGCAAGAAAGCTGCTGAATTGGACACCGGCCTACACTATTGATGAGGGACTTGAAAAAACGATTGAGTGGTATACGGAATTCTTCAAAAAGTAATGTGAAACGAGGTGAACAAGACTGTGACCAGCGCGTATTGCACCGTTTTATCAAAAGGAAGATTATATCAGGCAGTCGCTTTGTTTAAGTCGTTAGAGCAAGTTGATCAAGACAGTCCCATTTTTATACTTTGCATGGATGAAGATACGCACCGCGTGTTACAGAAGCTGAAGATGAAGCAGCTGAACCTTGTGCCGGTGGCCGCTCTTGAAAATGAATTGCTGCTGAAGCTGAAGGAAACTAGAGATCAAAGTGAGTATTGCTGGACGATGAAGCCGATCTTTCTGCAAGCTGTGCTGAACAGCAATCCTGAGCTGGAGCGTGTGACGTATATTGACGGGGATCTCTTTTTCTATGCAGATCCATCGCCGATTTTTGAAAACCAGCCGGACTGCTCGGTGTTGCTTTCACGAGGGGATATTGTAATCCCTTCTTTTGAGAAAGAGCAGATTGACATGCTGCAGCGTCTTTTAGGCAGATATAATTCCGGGTTTATCAGCTTCAAGCATGATGATGCAGGCACGGATTGCTTGGAGTGGTGGAAGGAACGCTGTCTTGAGGAATGCAAAAATGCACCGGGTGAAGGGAAATTCGGTGATCAGGGCTATTTGGATTATATGTCTGAGCTGTTTCCGAATGTGTGTGACATTACAACACCCGGCGTGAACATCGGCCATTGGAATTATGGACAGCATACGTTTTCCTGGAAAGATGGCCGGATCGTGCTGGAGGATGGCAGTCCGCTGATCTTTTATCATTTCAGCGGATACCGAATCGTCAGCATCAATGAAATCAAACAGATTCATGAAACAACCCGCACAGATCTGCCGTTTGTGCATGAACTGTATCAAGAGACACTGCCGCATATCATTCAGCACATGCAAACGTTAGACCCTGAATTTAACGGTTTTGCTTCAAAAGATGACAACAAATAAATGAGTAAATACAGGAAGTGAAAATGAAGTGAAAGCAAGCGTTATTATTCCTGCATATAATTCGAAGGAGCGTCTTTACAACAGCCTTCTGTCATTAAACCAGCAGGAGTGCGATGAAGAATTTGAAGTCATTGTAGCGGACAATGGCTCTGAGGACGGGACGCTCTCGATGCTTGAGTCATTTCAAGCTGATTTTCCGCTGATCTTTACACGGATTAAAGAAAACAGGGGCATTGCGTACGGACGAAATCAGGCGCTTCGCAATGCCAGAGGAGACATCCTGATTTTCCATGACAGCGATATGCTTGCGGCAAAGGACCTTGTGGCAAAACATATTAAAGCCCATGAGAACGAAGAGAATCTCGTCGTGTGCGGGTTGTTTTGGAAACGGATCTACAGTTTTTACTATGAACGATTTGAAGAAGAACATAAGGAACAGCTCGCAAAGCTCACAGGTGAAATGCCGAAGAAAGACAAACAAAAGCTGCTGGAGGAAGCGGACATCAAAAACGGAAGCTTTCTTGATAAAAGCTTTGACCTCGATACCGACTTTATAGACGTGCTCAAGAAGATTTTAGATGAGTACGGCGATGACTTGAAAGGCTATCATATGCCATGGCGCTTTTTTATCACGAATAATTCCTCTGTGAAACGCAAGCATGTGGTTGACCTCGGTTTATTTGACGAAGGCATTGTGCGGTACGGGTTTGAGGATTATGACCTCGGGATCAGGCTTCATCAGGCCGGATTGACCTTCAGGCTTCGCCGTGATATTGTCAGTGTTCATCAGGAACATCCAAGCAATTGTAAGTCTGTAGACGATATTCGGGCAAACATTGCCTATATGTGCGATAAATACAATAACATCCGCTCCTTAGACGTTCATCTCGCTTTTAATGGGCCGTTCCCGCCTGACATGACGAACAGAATCATGGCTGATATTCAAAAGCTGCTGGAATCACAGAAATATGATATGCTGCTGAATCTGTTTCTTGAGCTTCTGCATGTTGTTAAAGAGCGCAACATTGATCCGGATTGGCGAAAGAAATCCCCAAGGGTGACGGCGAAAAGCTTTGATTTGCAAACTGTCCGCAAGCTTCTGCCTAAGGCGAAGAAAAAGCTAGGCGTGAACGATTTTGCCAACGCACTGTATGCGCTTGTCAACGATTTGCTGCACGTGGATCTTAGATCATTGGATGTGGTATAAGTGAGTACATTTCATTTTTCAACGATAGTGTCAAGGACACATATCTTTAAGCTCATGCCTATGATTCATTCTCTCCATGAGCATTGCGATGATTTTCATTTATATGTGCTGTGTGTCGACCAGAAAGCGTATGAATTGCTTCAGCACGTTCCATGGGAGCATGTAACCTTTGTGCAGCTGCATGAAATGGAAGACCCGGAGCTGTTGAAAGCGAAAAGCAACAGAACGTTTCATGAATATTGCTGGACGTTAAAGCCCGCCTTTTTGTTTCATGTGATGAGCAAGTGGGATGACGCTGAATACTTTGCCCATATGGATACGGATCTATTTTTCTTTTCTGATCCGGCACGTATTTTTGCAGAAAACCCAACGGCGTCTCTGTATTTGACTGATCATCGTAATTCGCCGCGCTTCATGTCCTACTACGACCGAACCGGACGCTTTAATACAGGCTTTGTCGGCGCCGGTAATACAAAGGAAGCATATGAAGCGGTGTGGCAGTGGAGACAGGACTGTATTGAATTTTGCACGGTCGAAATGGATACGGAACGAAAGACATATGGTGATCAAAGATATGTGGAGAAATGGCCGGAGCAGTTTAAAGGTGTTCATGTTGTCAAATCCATAGGAGCCAATACAGCGCTTTGGAATATCGAAAACTATAAGGTCGGGCAAAAGGACGGCCGCGTGTATATAGATGAAACGCCGCTGATTTTCTATCATTTCTCTGGGTTTACGCTGGTGACAGAAAAAGAGTTTAATCTTTGCTGGTACTACCGGATTGAAGACGAAGCGACAATTAAGATGATTTATATGCCCTATATATTAAATCTGAAAAGATGGATTGATGAAATACAGTCGGCGTTTCCGGACTTTGCGGATGGCTTTATCCCGAAGCACGCAGTGCCTGACACTCATTTTATCCAGCTGGATTAAAAAACCCCCTGCCGCCTGGCAGGGGTTTTTTCAGCTATGCC from Bacillus subtilis subsp. subtilis str. 168 encodes the following:
- the spmG gene encoding putative CDP-sugar-dehydratase/epimerase (Evidence 3: Putative function from multiple computational evidences; Product type e: enzyme); translation: MSFWKNKNVFVTGCTGLLGSYLVKELIEQGANVTGLVRDHVPQSNLYQGEHIKKMNIVRGSLEDLAVIERALGEYEIDTVFHLAAQAIVGVANRNPISTFEANILGTWNILEACRKHPLIKRVIVASSDKAYGDQENLPYDENMPLQGKHPYDVSKSCADLISHTYFHTYGLPVCITRCGNLYGGGDLNFNRIIPQTIQLVLNGEAPEIRSDGTFVRDYFYIEDAVQAYLLLAEKMEENNLAGEAFNFSNEIQLTVLELVEKILKKMNSNLKPKVLNQGSNEIKHQYLSAEKARKLLNWTPAYTIDEGLEKTIEWYTEFFKK
- the yfnF gene encoding putative glycosyltransferase (Evidence 3: Putative function from multiple computational evidences; Product type e: enzyme), with product MTSAYCTVLSKGRLYQAVALFKSLEQVDQDSPIFILCMDEDTHRVLQKLKMKQLNLVPVAALENELLLKLKETRDQSEYCWTMKPIFLQAVLNSNPELERVTYIDGDLFFYADPSPIFENQPDCSVLLSRGDIVIPSFEKEQIDMLQRLLGRYNSGFISFKHDDAGTDCLEWWKERCLEECKNAPGEGKFGDQGYLDYMSELFPNVCDITTPGVNIGHWNYGQHTFSWKDGRIVLEDGSPLIFYHFSGYRIVSINEIKQIHETTRTDLPFVHELYQETLPHIIQHMQTLDPEFNGFASKDDNK
- the yfnE gene encoding putative glycosyltransferase (complex carbohydrate synthase) (Evidence 3: Putative function from multiple computational evidences; Product type e: enzyme), coding for MKASVIIPAYNSKERLYNSLLSLNQQECDEEFEVIVADNGSEDGTLSMLESFQADFPLIFTRIKENRGIAYGRNQALRNARGDILIFHDSDMLAAKDLVAKHIKAHENEENLVVCGLFWKRIYSFYYERFEEEHKEQLAKLTGEMPKKDKQKLLEEADIKNGSFLDKSFDLDTDFIDVLKKILDEYGDDLKGYHMPWRFFITNNSSVKRKHVVDLGLFDEGIVRYGFEDYDLGIRLHQAGLTFRLRRDIVSVHQEHPSNCKSVDDIRANIAYMCDKYNNIRSLDVHLAFNGPFPPDMTNRIMADIQKLLESQKYDMLLNLFLELLHVVKERNIDPDWRKKSPRVTAKSFDLQTVRKLLPKAKKKLGVNDFANALYALVNDLLHVDLRSLDVV
- the yfnD gene encoding putative glycosyltransferase (complex carbohydrate synthase) (Evidence 3: Putative function from multiple computational evidences; Product type e: enzyme); amino-acid sequence: MSTFHFSTIVSRTHIFKLMPMIHSLHEHCDDFHLYVLCVDQKAYELLQHVPWEHVTFVQLHEMEDPELLKAKSNRTFHEYCWTLKPAFLFHVMSKWDDAEYFAHMDTDLFFFSDPARIFAENPTASLYLTDHRNSPRFMSYYDRTGRFNTGFVGAGNTKEAYEAVWQWRQDCIEFCTVEMDTERKTYGDQRYVEKWPEQFKGVHVVKSIGANTALWNIENYKVGQKDGRVYIDETPLIFYHFSGFTLVTEKEFNLCWYYRIEDEATIKMIYMPYILNLKRWIDEIQSAFPDFADGFIPKHAVPDTHFIQLD